A window of Cyanobacteriota bacterium genomic DNA:
ATACCCTGCGAGATAAAAACCTGCTGGAGAACCTATGGGCTAGCGGCAATCCTCCCTGGAAAGTTTGGTGAATACTGGTAGCCCACTACCGACTGTAGCTACGATCAGAGTTAGACCCTGTACTTACATCCTTAGCTGGCAAGACTGCATGAATCCTACATTTTGGGCTGGAAAAAAAGTTCTCATTACAGGTCACACTGGATTCAAGGGAAGTTGGTTGTCTCTGTGGCTACAGCAACTAGGTGCTACTGTTATTGGC
This region includes:
- a CDS encoding CDP-glucose 4,6-dehydratase, with the translated sequence MNPTFWAGKKVLITGHTGFKGSWLSLWLQQLGATVIG